In Bactrocera oleae isolate idBacOlea1 chromosome 3, idBacOlea1, whole genome shotgun sequence, a genomic segment contains:
- the eya gene encoding developmental protein eyes absent isoform X2, which translates to MLYNVPCYQNFSTLDYYKVKRPKTEHTDTNERNRLCSQTTAQSPHHQQQQQQQQQSQQPQHHTSQLHPHSLPHTQSPLGGAGAASSATSGQCSPLTLPPQSQPLQPTITSLASLSGHYNAAPNLNSSCSLSSGLSAYPSLSSAAAASFTQSPGSSFSTYQHPHATAEGASSGVDGTTGLNNAGATGAGRHADLGIGVGGSGSAGMSHWLPAESHLTSVKSENRSPGLNNSGGSGGASNVNAVGAGIETQSALGGSNAAQLDGGSVMTGNGGVPGNSSIYSCSSVGVSGLSGMESSVAGIGTNSSSSAAMAAVNSSAAAAAAAAAYDTSKHDYYNYYNSMQQYTPPFYSTYGTPYTTAAARAATKIEPSSPYLTSSYATAASNNNSSQLYPTAYGYNNFAQFGTAAAAAAQQDYSGYYNDQYGNYYNPASYSPYAAVSSPSSSAASHGFHVGASNLSESPTDTHSTTPVLHATHSPHSPLPISPNANAATLSTNSTAAASAAHAKSTPTSKSGRSRGRRHQQPSPTRSTTSDTPNSDAAKPPERVFIWDLDETIIIFHTLLSGSFANRYTKDQSTLLTIAFRMEEMVFNMADTHFFFNEIEECDQVHIDDVSSDDNGQDLSNYNFATDGFHSGAPPGAPPNLCLPTGVRGGVDWMRKLAFRYRKIKEIYNTYRGNVGGLLGPEKRDAWLQIRSDIEMATDNWASLATKCLNMIAQRENCVNVLVTQTQLAPALAKVLLFGLGGIFSIENIYSAHKIGHDTCFERIMTRFGRKGTYVVIGDGTEEENAAKTYNFPFWRISSHSDIRALYTALDMGFL; encoded by the exons GTCAAACGTCCCAAAACAGAGCACACGGATACAAATGAACGAAATCG CCTTTGTTCTCAAACCACCGCTCAATCGCCGCAtcatcagcagcaacagcaacaacaacaacagtcacAGCAGCCTCAACACCATACTTCACAACTTCATCCTCACTCCCTGCCACATACACAGTCGCCGCTGGGCGGAGCTGGCGCCGCTTCCTCCGCTACGTCTGGTCAATGCAGCCCACTGACGCTGCCACCACAATCACAACCGCTGCAACCAACAATCACTTCGCTGGCGTCACTCAGCGGCCACTACAATGCGGCGCCCAACCTGAATTCAAGCTGCAGTCTTTCATCCGGGCTAAGCGCATACCCTTCACTTAGCTCCGCTGCTGCTGCTTCATTCACGCAGTCGCCCGGCAGTAGTTTCTCCACATATCAGCATCCACATGCGACGGCTGAAGGCGCGTCGAGCGGTGTCGATGGTACAACAGGTCTAAATAATGCGGGAGCTACGGGAGCGGGGCGACATGCGGACTTAGGTATTGGTGTCGGTGGCAGCGGTAGCGCTGGTATGTCGCACTGGCTGCCAGCTGAATCCCATTTGACATCTGTGAAGTCGGAGAATCGTAGTCCGGGTCTTAATAATAGCGGCGGCAGCGGTGGCGCATCTAATGTGAATGCTGTCGGCGCCGGCATTGAGACGCAGTCTGCGCTGGGCGGTAGCAACGCTGCACAGTTGGATGGCGGCAGCGTAATGACGGGCAATGGTGGCGTCCCAGGTAACAGTTCAATCTACAGTTGCTCATCGGTTGGTGTTAGCGGTCTGAGTGGCATGGAGAGCAGTGTGGCGGGCATTGGCACAAACTCCTCCTCCAGTGCTGCTATGGCGGCGGTGAATTCCTCCGCTGCAGCAGCAGCCGCGGCGGCTGCGTACGACACCAGCAAACACGATTACTACAACTACTACAACAGCATGCAACAGTATACGCCACCTTTCTACTCCACCTACGGCACGCCATACACAACGGCAGCAGCGCGCGCTGCCACCAAAATCGAACCCAGTTCGCCGTACTTAACTTCATCGTACGCCACTGcggcaagcaacaacaattccTCTCAGCTCTATCCAACCGCTTACGGTTACAACAACTTTGCGCAATTCGGCACAGCTGCAGCAGCGGCAGCGCAACAGGACTACAGTGGCTATTACAATGATCAGTACGGCAACTACTACAACCCAGCCAGCTATTCTCCATACGCCGCCGTTAGCTCACCCAGTTCCAGTGCTGCCAGTCATGGCTTCCATGTAGGCGCTTCCAATTTATCCGAGAGTCCCACAGACACGCACTCGACCACACCggtgttgcatgccacacattCACCGCATTCGCCGTTGCCGATCTCACCAAACGCTAACGCTGCCACGTTAAGCACAAACTCCACAGCGGCAGCATCGGCGGCACACGCCAAGAGCACACCCACTAGCAAGAGTGGGCGCTCGCGTGGACGTCGCCATCAGCAGCCAAGTCCAACGCGCAGCACTACATCAGACACACCAAACAGtgatgcggccaagccgccagaACGCGTTTTCATCTGGGATCTGGACGAGACGATCATCATTTTTCATACGCTACTCTCCGGTTCCTTCGCCAATCGTTACACCAAAGACCAAAGCACGCTGCTGACGATCGCCTTCCGCATGGAAGAGATGGTCTTCAACATGGCCGACACGCATTTTTTCTTCAACGAAATCGAGGAATGTGATCAGGTGCACATCGATGATGTGTCCTCCGATGACAACGGGCAGGACTTGAGCAATTACAATTTTGCGACGGACGGTTTCCATTCGGGTGCGCCACCTGGCGCTCCACCAAATCTCTGTCTGCCGACCGGCGTGCGAGGCGGCGTCGACTGGATGCGTAAACTGGCGTTCAGATATCGCAAAATTAAGGAGATCTACAACACCTACAGGGGAAA TGTTGGCGGTTTGTTGGGTCCTGAGAAGCGCGACGCATGGCTGCAAATACGCTCGGACATCGAGATGGCCACCGACAACTGGGCCTCGTTGGCCACCAAGTGTCTGAATATGATTGCACAACGCGAGAATTGCGTGAATGTGTTGGTGACGCAGACGCAACTGGCGCCCGCCTTGGCAAAAGTATTGCTCTTCGGGCTCGGCGGCATCTTTTCCATTGAAAATATCTACAGCGCACACAAGATCG GCCACGACACCTGCTTCGAGCGCATTATGACGCGTTTCGGACGCAAGGGCACCTACGTCGTGATCGGCGATGGCACGGAGGAGGAGAATGCGGCGAAGACGTACAATTTCCCCTTCTGGCGCATATCGTCGCACAGTGATATACGCGCGCTCTACACAGCGCTCGACATGGGCTTCTTATGA
- the eya gene encoding developmental protein eyes absent isoform X1 — protein sequence MVTLMPYSYSAPRCGLIEKMIEPKVKRPKTEHTDTNERNRLCSQTTAQSPHHQQQQQQQQQSQQPQHHTSQLHPHSLPHTQSPLGGAGAASSATSGQCSPLTLPPQSQPLQPTITSLASLSGHYNAAPNLNSSCSLSSGLSAYPSLSSAAAASFTQSPGSSFSTYQHPHATAEGASSGVDGTTGLNNAGATGAGRHADLGIGVGGSGSAGMSHWLPAESHLTSVKSENRSPGLNNSGGSGGASNVNAVGAGIETQSALGGSNAAQLDGGSVMTGNGGVPGNSSIYSCSSVGVSGLSGMESSVAGIGTNSSSSAAMAAVNSSAAAAAAAAAYDTSKHDYYNYYNSMQQYTPPFYSTYGTPYTTAAARAATKIEPSSPYLTSSYATAASNNNSSQLYPTAYGYNNFAQFGTAAAAAAQQDYSGYYNDQYGNYYNPASYSPYAAVSSPSSSAASHGFHVGASNLSESPTDTHSTTPVLHATHSPHSPLPISPNANAATLSTNSTAAASAAHAKSTPTSKSGRSRGRRHQQPSPTRSTTSDTPNSDAAKPPERVFIWDLDETIIIFHTLLSGSFANRYTKDQSTLLTIAFRMEEMVFNMADTHFFFNEIEECDQVHIDDVSSDDNGQDLSNYNFATDGFHSGAPPGAPPNLCLPTGVRGGVDWMRKLAFRYRKIKEIYNTYRGNVGGLLGPEKRDAWLQIRSDIEMATDNWASLATKCLNMIAQRENCVNVLVTQTQLAPALAKVLLFGLGGIFSIENIYSAHKIGHDTCFERIMTRFGRKGTYVVIGDGTEEENAAKTYNFPFWRISSHSDIRALYTALDMGFL from the exons ATGGTCACCCTAATGCCATACAGTTACTCTGCACCAAGATGTGGGCTAATTGAAAAAATGATTGAACCTAAG GTCAAACGTCCCAAAACAGAGCACACGGATACAAATGAACGAAATCG CCTTTGTTCTCAAACCACCGCTCAATCGCCGCAtcatcagcagcaacagcaacaacaacaacagtcacAGCAGCCTCAACACCATACTTCACAACTTCATCCTCACTCCCTGCCACATACACAGTCGCCGCTGGGCGGAGCTGGCGCCGCTTCCTCCGCTACGTCTGGTCAATGCAGCCCACTGACGCTGCCACCACAATCACAACCGCTGCAACCAACAATCACTTCGCTGGCGTCACTCAGCGGCCACTACAATGCGGCGCCCAACCTGAATTCAAGCTGCAGTCTTTCATCCGGGCTAAGCGCATACCCTTCACTTAGCTCCGCTGCTGCTGCTTCATTCACGCAGTCGCCCGGCAGTAGTTTCTCCACATATCAGCATCCACATGCGACGGCTGAAGGCGCGTCGAGCGGTGTCGATGGTACAACAGGTCTAAATAATGCGGGAGCTACGGGAGCGGGGCGACATGCGGACTTAGGTATTGGTGTCGGTGGCAGCGGTAGCGCTGGTATGTCGCACTGGCTGCCAGCTGAATCCCATTTGACATCTGTGAAGTCGGAGAATCGTAGTCCGGGTCTTAATAATAGCGGCGGCAGCGGTGGCGCATCTAATGTGAATGCTGTCGGCGCCGGCATTGAGACGCAGTCTGCGCTGGGCGGTAGCAACGCTGCACAGTTGGATGGCGGCAGCGTAATGACGGGCAATGGTGGCGTCCCAGGTAACAGTTCAATCTACAGTTGCTCATCGGTTGGTGTTAGCGGTCTGAGTGGCATGGAGAGCAGTGTGGCGGGCATTGGCACAAACTCCTCCTCCAGTGCTGCTATGGCGGCGGTGAATTCCTCCGCTGCAGCAGCAGCCGCGGCGGCTGCGTACGACACCAGCAAACACGATTACTACAACTACTACAACAGCATGCAACAGTATACGCCACCTTTCTACTCCACCTACGGCACGCCATACACAACGGCAGCAGCGCGCGCTGCCACCAAAATCGAACCCAGTTCGCCGTACTTAACTTCATCGTACGCCACTGcggcaagcaacaacaattccTCTCAGCTCTATCCAACCGCTTACGGTTACAACAACTTTGCGCAATTCGGCACAGCTGCAGCAGCGGCAGCGCAACAGGACTACAGTGGCTATTACAATGATCAGTACGGCAACTACTACAACCCAGCCAGCTATTCTCCATACGCCGCCGTTAGCTCACCCAGTTCCAGTGCTGCCAGTCATGGCTTCCATGTAGGCGCTTCCAATTTATCCGAGAGTCCCACAGACACGCACTCGACCACACCggtgttgcatgccacacattCACCGCATTCGCCGTTGCCGATCTCACCAAACGCTAACGCTGCCACGTTAAGCACAAACTCCACAGCGGCAGCATCGGCGGCACACGCCAAGAGCACACCCACTAGCAAGAGTGGGCGCTCGCGTGGACGTCGCCATCAGCAGCCAAGTCCAACGCGCAGCACTACATCAGACACACCAAACAGtgatgcggccaagccgccagaACGCGTTTTCATCTGGGATCTGGACGAGACGATCATCATTTTTCATACGCTACTCTCCGGTTCCTTCGCCAATCGTTACACCAAAGACCAAAGCACGCTGCTGACGATCGCCTTCCGCATGGAAGAGATGGTCTTCAACATGGCCGACACGCATTTTTTCTTCAACGAAATCGAGGAATGTGATCAGGTGCACATCGATGATGTGTCCTCCGATGACAACGGGCAGGACTTGAGCAATTACAATTTTGCGACGGACGGTTTCCATTCGGGTGCGCCACCTGGCGCTCCACCAAATCTCTGTCTGCCGACCGGCGTGCGAGGCGGCGTCGACTGGATGCGTAAACTGGCGTTCAGATATCGCAAAATTAAGGAGATCTACAACACCTACAGGGGAAA TGTTGGCGGTTTGTTGGGTCCTGAGAAGCGCGACGCATGGCTGCAAATACGCTCGGACATCGAGATGGCCACCGACAACTGGGCCTCGTTGGCCACCAAGTGTCTGAATATGATTGCACAACGCGAGAATTGCGTGAATGTGTTGGTGACGCAGACGCAACTGGCGCCCGCCTTGGCAAAAGTATTGCTCTTCGGGCTCGGCGGCATCTTTTCCATTGAAAATATCTACAGCGCACACAAGATCG GCCACGACACCTGCTTCGAGCGCATTATGACGCGTTTCGGACGCAAGGGCACCTACGTCGTGATCGGCGATGGCACGGAGGAGGAGAATGCGGCGAAGACGTACAATTTCCCCTTCTGGCGCATATCGTCGCACAGTGATATACGCGCGCTCTACACAGCGCTCGACATGGGCTTCTTATGA